A genome region from Carya illinoinensis cultivar Pawnee chromosome 2, C.illinoinensisPawnee_v1, whole genome shotgun sequence includes the following:
- the LOC122300398 gene encoding probable polygalacturonase isoform X1, translated as MLIISTYTKYTCRELPCFCGCFIPFVSSFPCSFFSPSLCCCFVLFRCLGFTVCDCSQGFCPMKMLVALLLLLAFSNAVKMKGEENDGQCDYKLTLEPRPHSVSILEFGAVGDGKTLNTLAFRNAIFYLKSFADKGGAQLYVPPGRWLTGCFNLTSHLTLFLEKGAVILGSQDPSHWEVVEPLPSYGRGMDLPGGRYRSLINGYMLHDVVITGDNGTINGQGLVWWDWYSGHSLNYSRPHLVEFIASEYVVVSNLTFLNAPAYNIHPVYCSNVYVLNVSISSSPGSPYTLGVVPDSSDNVCIEDCIIDMGYDAIALKSGWDEYGIAYGRPTTNVHIRKVHLKSYSGSSLAFGSEMSGGISDVHVEQVHLYNSFSGIEFRTTKGRGGYIKRIIISGVEMENIYLGFAATGQCGSHPDNNYDPNALPVLDQMTLKDVIGTNITIAGSFTGIEESPFTSICLFNVSLSISSGSPTSSWVCSNVCGFSESVLPEACPDLQSSIPNPSSACLSFLHVNGKAAYL; from the exons ATGCTGATAATAAGCACCTATACAAAGTATACTTGCAGAGAGCTCCCCTGTTTTTGTGGGTGCTTCATCCCCTTCGTCTCCTCCTTTCCGTGCTCCTTTTTTTCTCCATCCCTCTGCTGCTGTTTTGTTCTTTTCCGGTGTTTGGGCTTCACTGTCTGTGACTGCTCCCAAGGCTTTTGTCCCATGAAGATGCTA GTGGCATTGCTCTTGCTACTGGCATTTAGCAATGCTGTCAAAATGAAGGGAGAAGAGAATGATGGACAGTGTGATTACAAGCTGACGTTGGAGCCGAGACCACATAGTGTGTCCATCTTGGAGTTTGGCGCTGTGGGAGATGGTAAAACATTGAATACCCTAGCCTTCCGGAATGCCATTTTCTATCTCAAGTCCTTTGCTGATAAGGGTGGTGCTCAGCTTTATGTGCCACCGGGAAGGTGGCTTACTGGATGCTTCAATCTTACCAGCCACCTTACACTCTTCCTGGAAAAAGGTGCCGTCATTCTTGGATCTCAG GACCCATCTCATTGGGAAGTTGTTGAACCATTACCATCATATGGAAGAGGGATGGATCTTCCTGGAGGAAGATATCGAAGCTTGATAAATGGATACATGTTACACGACGTGGTGATTACAG GTGATAATGGAACCATTAATGGGCAGGGCTTGGTTTGGTGGGATTGGTACAGTGGTCATTCTTTGAATTACAGCCGTCCTCATCTTGTGGAGTTTATAGCATCTGAATATGTTGTAGTTTCAAATCTTACTTTCTTGAATGCCCCTGCATATAACATCCATCCTGTCTATTGCAG TAATGTGTATGTTCTAAATGTCTCCATCTCTTCTTCTCCTGGTTCCCCCTACACCCTTGGTGTAGTCCCAG ACTCTTCTGATAATGTGTGCATAGAGGATTGCATCATTGACATGGGCTATGATGCCATTGCCCTCAAGAGTGGTTGGGATGAGTATGGCATTGCTTATGGGAGACCCACCACTAATGTTCACATCAGAAAGGTCCACCTAAAATCATATTCAGGCTCTTCCCTTGCTTTTGGTAGTGAGATGTCTGGTGGCATTTCTGACGTGCATGTTGAGCAGGTCCACCTATACAACTCGTTTAGCGGCATTGAGTTTAGAACCACCAAGGGCAGAGGTGGTTACATCAAGAGAATCATCATATCAGGTGTTGAAATGGAAAACATCTACCTGGGATTTGCTGCCACTGGTCAGTGCGGATCCCATCCAGACAACAACTATGATCCTAATGCTCTCCCTGTTTTAGATCAGATGACCTTGAAGGATGTGATTGGAACAAATATCACAATTGCTGGAAGCTTTACAGGGATAGAAGAATCTCCTTTTACTTCCATCTGTCTATTcaatgtctccttatcgattagttctGGATCTCCTACTTCTTCCTGGGTATGTTCCAATGTTTGTGGGTTTTCGGAGTCCGTGCTCCCCGAAGCTTGCCCTGACCTTCAGAGCTCAATTCCAAATCCTTCCTCAGCTTGCCTTTCCTTCCTGCATGTAAATGGAAAAGCCGCTTACTTATGA
- the LOC122300398 gene encoding probable polygalacturonase isoform X2 produces MKGEENDGQCDYKLTLEPRPHSVSILEFGAVGDGKTLNTLAFRNAIFYLKSFADKGGAQLYVPPGRWLTGCFNLTSHLTLFLEKGAVILGSQDPSHWEVVEPLPSYGRGMDLPGGRYRSLINGYMLHDVVITGDNGTINGQGLVWWDWYSGHSLNYSRPHLVEFIASEYVVVSNLTFLNAPAYNIHPVYCSNVYVLNVSISSSPGSPYTLGVVPDSSDNVCIEDCIIDMGYDAIALKSGWDEYGIAYGRPTTNVHIRKVHLKSYSGSSLAFGSEMSGGISDVHVEQVHLYNSFSGIEFRTTKGRGGYIKRIIISGVEMENIYLGFAATGQCGSHPDNNYDPNALPVLDQMTLKDVIGTNITIAGSFTGIEESPFTSICLFNVSLSISSGSPTSSWVCSNVCGFSESVLPEACPDLQSSIPNPSSACLSFLHVNGKAAYL; encoded by the exons ATGAAGGGAGAAGAGAATGATGGACAGTGTGATTACAAGCTGACGTTGGAGCCGAGACCACATAGTGTGTCCATCTTGGAGTTTGGCGCTGTGGGAGATGGTAAAACATTGAATACCCTAGCCTTCCGGAATGCCATTTTCTATCTCAAGTCCTTTGCTGATAAGGGTGGTGCTCAGCTTTATGTGCCACCGGGAAGGTGGCTTACTGGATGCTTCAATCTTACCAGCCACCTTACACTCTTCCTGGAAAAAGGTGCCGTCATTCTTGGATCTCAG GACCCATCTCATTGGGAAGTTGTTGAACCATTACCATCATATGGAAGAGGGATGGATCTTCCTGGAGGAAGATATCGAAGCTTGATAAATGGATACATGTTACACGACGTGGTGATTACAG GTGATAATGGAACCATTAATGGGCAGGGCTTGGTTTGGTGGGATTGGTACAGTGGTCATTCTTTGAATTACAGCCGTCCTCATCTTGTGGAGTTTATAGCATCTGAATATGTTGTAGTTTCAAATCTTACTTTCTTGAATGCCCCTGCATATAACATCCATCCTGTCTATTGCAG TAATGTGTATGTTCTAAATGTCTCCATCTCTTCTTCTCCTGGTTCCCCCTACACCCTTGGTGTAGTCCCAG ACTCTTCTGATAATGTGTGCATAGAGGATTGCATCATTGACATGGGCTATGATGCCATTGCCCTCAAGAGTGGTTGGGATGAGTATGGCATTGCTTATGGGAGACCCACCACTAATGTTCACATCAGAAAGGTCCACCTAAAATCATATTCAGGCTCTTCCCTTGCTTTTGGTAGTGAGATGTCTGGTGGCATTTCTGACGTGCATGTTGAGCAGGTCCACCTATACAACTCGTTTAGCGGCATTGAGTTTAGAACCACCAAGGGCAGAGGTGGTTACATCAAGAGAATCATCATATCAGGTGTTGAAATGGAAAACATCTACCTGGGATTTGCTGCCACTGGTCAGTGCGGATCCCATCCAGACAACAACTATGATCCTAATGCTCTCCCTGTTTTAGATCAGATGACCTTGAAGGATGTGATTGGAACAAATATCACAATTGCTGGAAGCTTTACAGGGATAGAAGAATCTCCTTTTACTTCCATCTGTCTATTcaatgtctccttatcgattagttctGGATCTCCTACTTCTTCCTGGGTATGTTCCAATGTTTGTGGGTTTTCGGAGTCCGTGCTCCCCGAAGCTTGCCCTGACCTTCAGAGCTCAATTCCAAATCCTTCCTCAGCTTGCCTTTCCTTCCTGCATGTAAATGGAAAAGCCGCTTACTTATGA
- the LOC122300398 gene encoding probable polygalacturonase isoform X3 — protein MLIISTYTKYTCRELPCFCGCFIPFVSSFPCSFFSPSLCCCFVLFRCLGFTVCDCSQGFCPMKMLVALLLLLAFSNAVKMKGEENDGQCDYKLTLEPRPHSVSILEFGAVGDGKTLNTLAFRNAIFYLKSFADKGGAQLYVPPGRWLTGCFNLTSHLTLFLEKGAVILGSQDPSHWEVVEPLPSYGRGMDLPGGRYRSLINGYMLHDVVITDSSDNVCIEDCIIDMGYDAIALKSGWDEYGIAYGRPTTNVHIRKVHLKSYSGSSLAFGSEMSGGISDVHVEQVHLYNSFSGIEFRTTKGRGGYIKRIIISGVEMENIYLGFAATGQCGSHPDNNYDPNALPVLDQMTLKDVIGTNITIAGSFTGIEESPFTSICLFNVSLSISSGSPTSSWVCSNVCGFSESVLPEACPDLQSSIPNPSSACLSFLHVNGKAAYL, from the exons ATGCTGATAATAAGCACCTATACAAAGTATACTTGCAGAGAGCTCCCCTGTTTTTGTGGGTGCTTCATCCCCTTCGTCTCCTCCTTTCCGTGCTCCTTTTTTTCTCCATCCCTCTGCTGCTGTTTTGTTCTTTTCCGGTGTTTGGGCTTCACTGTCTGTGACTGCTCCCAAGGCTTTTGTCCCATGAAGATGCTA GTGGCATTGCTCTTGCTACTGGCATTTAGCAATGCTGTCAAAATGAAGGGAGAAGAGAATGATGGACAGTGTGATTACAAGCTGACGTTGGAGCCGAGACCACATAGTGTGTCCATCTTGGAGTTTGGCGCTGTGGGAGATGGTAAAACATTGAATACCCTAGCCTTCCGGAATGCCATTTTCTATCTCAAGTCCTTTGCTGATAAGGGTGGTGCTCAGCTTTATGTGCCACCGGGAAGGTGGCTTACTGGATGCTTCAATCTTACCAGCCACCTTACACTCTTCCTGGAAAAAGGTGCCGTCATTCTTGGATCTCAG GACCCATCTCATTGGGAAGTTGTTGAACCATTACCATCATATGGAAGAGGGATGGATCTTCCTGGAGGAAGATATCGAAGCTTGATAAATGGATACATGTTACACGACGTGGTGATTACAG ACTCTTCTGATAATGTGTGCATAGAGGATTGCATCATTGACATGGGCTATGATGCCATTGCCCTCAAGAGTGGTTGGGATGAGTATGGCATTGCTTATGGGAGACCCACCACTAATGTTCACATCAGAAAGGTCCACCTAAAATCATATTCAGGCTCTTCCCTTGCTTTTGGTAGTGAGATGTCTGGTGGCATTTCTGACGTGCATGTTGAGCAGGTCCACCTATACAACTCGTTTAGCGGCATTGAGTTTAGAACCACCAAGGGCAGAGGTGGTTACATCAAGAGAATCATCATATCAGGTGTTGAAATGGAAAACATCTACCTGGGATTTGCTGCCACTGGTCAGTGCGGATCCCATCCAGACAACAACTATGATCCTAATGCTCTCCCTGTTTTAGATCAGATGACCTTGAAGGATGTGATTGGAACAAATATCACAATTGCTGGAAGCTTTACAGGGATAGAAGAATCTCCTTTTACTTCCATCTGTCTATTcaatgtctccttatcgattagttctGGATCTCCTACTTCTTCCTGGGTATGTTCCAATGTTTGTGGGTTTTCGGAGTCCGTGCTCCCCGAAGCTTGCCCTGACCTTCAGAGCTCAATTCCAAATCCTTCCTCAGCTTGCCTTTCCTTCCTGCATGTAAATGGAAAAGCCGCTTACTTATGA